The genomic DNA AATGTAATATTCCTGTGCAAAGGAATTTCCACATCATTGGGATCTACAAGAAAAATCGGAATTTTCAGGGGTACATAATCCAACAGGCCTGCTGCAGGATAAACCACCAAGGAAGTACCGATGATTGCAAAAATATCGGCTCCCTGTGTGATCCGGATAGCCTGGATCATGTTGGGGACAGCTTCTCCAAACCAGACGATATGAGGACGAAGTTGGGAACCTTTTTCACACTTATCGCCCAGTTTTAATTCCCAGCCATTAATATCGTAAACCAATTGTTCATCAACCGTACTTCTTGCTTTCATTAGTTCTCCATGCAAGTGCAGAACATGCTTGCTCCCGGCCCGCTCGTGCAGGTTATCAATATTCTGGGTAATAATTTGCACCTCAAAATATTTTTCCAGTTCGACCAGCCCTTTGTGCCCCTCATTGGGTTCAGCTTCCTGCAATTTTTTTCTTAGCTGGTTATAAAAATCCAATACCAGTTCCTGGTTTTCTGAC from Bacteroidota bacterium includes the following:
- a CDS encoding Sir2 family NAD-dependent protein deacetylase, whose amino-acid sequence is MKKLVVLTGSGISAESGFKTFRESNGLWENYEVNKVATPEGWSENQELVLDFYNQLRKKLQEAEPNEGHKGLVELEKYFEVQIITQNIDNLHERAGSKHVLHLHGELMKARSTVDEQLVYDINGWELKLGDKCEKGSQLRPHIVWFGEAVPNMIQAIRITQGADIFAIIGTSLVVYPAAGLLDYVPLKIPIFLVDPNDVEIPLHRNITLIHEKAGKGVQTLMQKIINLPLNKS